The Rhizobium tumorigenes genome window below encodes:
- a CDS encoding IS5 family transposase — protein MRGSDDQTAGLFSYVSCEARVPANHPLRPIRALVDEALEVLSPDFEGMYSAIGRPSIPPEKLLRALLLQAFYTIRSERQLMEQMDYNLLFRWFVGLSMDAPIWDVTVFTKNRERLLAGDIAAKFLAALLSQPRVKALLSDDHFSVDGTLIEAWASMKSFKPKDGADGSDTDDSGSGAEGKQPPKAAGRNSERDFHGEKRSNATHASTTDQDARLYKKARGQAAKLYHMGHVTMENRNGLVVDATLTHASGTAEREAALDMVGRMDGRHRITLAADKAYDTADFVEALRDAKVTPHVAQNTTNRRSAIDGRTTHHPGYGVSQRIRKRIEEVFGWAKTSGGMRKTRHRGKDRVGWMFTLTATAYNLVRLPKLLTTA, from the coding sequence ATGCGCGGCAGTGATGACCAGACGGCGGGTCTGTTTTCTTATGTAAGCTGCGAAGCCCGCGTTCCGGCAAACCATCCGCTGCGGCCGATCCGTGCCCTCGTAGACGAGGCGCTGGAAGTTCTGTCCCCGGATTTCGAGGGGATGTATTCAGCGATCGGCCGGCCGTCGATCCCGCCGGAGAAGTTGCTGCGCGCTTTGTTGTTGCAGGCCTTCTACACGATCCGCTCGGAGCGTCAGCTTATGGAGCAGATGGACTACAATCTGCTGTTCCGCTGGTTCGTCGGCTTGTCGATGGACGCGCCGATCTGGGACGTCACCGTGTTCACCAAAAACCGTGAGCGGCTCTTGGCTGGCGACATCGCCGCCAAGTTTCTGGCCGCGTTGCTGAGCCAGCCGCGGGTTAAGGCATTGCTGTCAGACGACCACTTCTCGGTGGACGGCACCTTGATTGAAGCGTGGGCCAGCATGAAGAGCTTCAAACCCAAGGACGGCGCAGATGGTAGCGACACTGACGACAGCGGCTCTGGCGCTGAAGGGAAACAGCCGCCAAAGGCCGCAGGCCGCAACTCTGAGCGCGATTTCCACGGCGAGAAGCGCAGCAACGCAACCCATGCGTCGACCACCGACCAGGATGCCAGGCTTTACAAGAAGGCCCGTGGCCAGGCGGCCAAGCTTTACCACATGGGTCACGTCACAATGGAAAACCGCAACGGCCTGGTTGTCGACGCCACGCTGACCCATGCGAGTGGAACAGCAGAGCGCGAGGCAGCTCTGGATATGGTGGGCCGCATGGATGGTCGTCACCGCATCACATTGGCTGCAGACAAAGCCTACGATACGGCCGACTTCGTCGAAGCCTTGCGGGACGCAAAGGTGACGCCACACGTCGCCCAGAACACGACGAACCGACGCTCGGCAATTGATGGTCGGACCACCCATCATCCCGGCTACGGTGTCAGTCAGCGTATCCGCAAGCGTATCGAAGAAGTGTTCGGCTGGGCCAAGACCAGCGGCGGAATGCGCAAGACCCGCCATCGTGGAAAGGATCGCGTTGGCTGGATGTTCACCCTAACAGCCACCGCTTATAATCTGGTGAGGCTGCCGAAGCTGCTGACGACGGCATAA
- a CDS encoding DUF262 domain-containing protein, whose amino-acid sequence MARSLTTQDISWFLDLNEKGQLDLNPPYQRKSVWSPRDKRYFIDTILNNYPAPPVFLHKSLSENGRATYHVVDGKQRLQTIIDFATNKVRIPDDFSDLNLQRKRWDDLERGTRERFWNYVLIVEMLPDTGDAALKNTFERINRNSRKLTEQEMRHARYDGWLISLAEAEAEKQEWKDFGIVTTARAKRMSDVQFISELIYILLKDAITGFDQDALNEFYAEYEDTSELPEFVEDDIMAKLERVKGHVRSLLALKGELRDQIKVQSHFYTLWAYFVLQEKRLLPIADFADKYESFLAQVSLAVANSLPASDGSEEGEVARQLILEYATNVRGASTDLAPRAKRQRSLTAVIHGLEAAPDENN is encoded by the coding sequence ATGGCCAGATCCCTTACAACGCAAGATATCAGCTGGTTTCTGGACCTGAATGAGAAGGGTCAGCTTGACCTGAATCCACCTTACCAGCGCAAAAGCGTCTGGTCGCCGCGGGACAAGCGATATTTCATAGACACCATCCTCAACAACTATCCGGCTCCGCCGGTTTTTCTTCACAAATCTCTGAGCGAAAACGGCCGGGCGACTTACCATGTGGTGGATGGCAAGCAACGGCTGCAAACCATCATCGATTTCGCGACGAACAAAGTTAGAATTCCTGACGACTTCTCCGATTTGAACCTTCAGCGCAAGCGCTGGGACGATCTGGAGCGCGGCACGCGCGAGCGCTTCTGGAATTACGTGCTGATCGTCGAAATGCTCCCGGATACGGGCGATGCGGCGCTTAAGAATACATTCGAGCGGATCAACCGCAATTCCAGGAAGCTTACCGAGCAGGAGATGCGCCACGCCCGCTATGATGGATGGCTGATTTCGCTCGCCGAGGCTGAAGCGGAAAAGCAGGAATGGAAAGATTTCGGGATCGTCACGACGGCTCGCGCCAAGCGAATGTCGGATGTCCAGTTCATTTCAGAGCTGATCTACATCCTGCTTAAGGACGCGATTACCGGCTTCGACCAGGATGCGCTCAATGAATTTTATGCCGAATACGAGGATACGAGCGAACTCCCCGAATTCGTCGAGGATGACATTATGGCCAAGCTTGAAAGGGTAAAGGGGCACGTCCGCTCGCTTCTCGCTTTGAAGGGTGAGCTAAGGGATCAGATTAAGGTTCAAAGTCACTTCTACACTTTGTGGGCTTACTTCGTTCTCCAGGAAAAACGCCTACTGCCAATTGCGGACTTTGCGGACAAGTACGAATCGTTCCTCGCTCAGGTTTCTCTAGCCGTCGCAAACAGCCTGCCCGCCTCGGACGGCAGTGAGGAGGGTGAGGTCGCCCGTCAGCTGATCCTGGAGTATGCAACGAATGTACGCGGCGCTTCCACGGATCTAGCGCCTCGTGCCAAGCGGCAGCGCAGCCTGACGGCGGTCATCCACGGGCTAGAGGCCGCGCCCGATGAAAATAATTAA